In Stieleria varia, one genomic interval encodes:
- a CDS encoding ankyrin repeat domain-containing protein, producing MHALKGFAVLLFFSVVLLGCGEPSLSDAALSLSDDSPVFSRAAILSTSFIKQRLDAGLDPNVRNTDPAGDALLTYVVRNNAIDTVDLLLRRGADVSIRSKMTKKTPLFQAAFDGRFEISWLLIDAGADPNASDDFGNNALREAILGKRPRLVRLLLRSGADPLQKNADGQTMADIAVNEGPREIAQLFQADK from the coding sequence ATGCACGCCTTAAAAGGTTTTGCAGTTCTGCTATTCTTCTCTGTGGTTCTGCTTGGTTGCGGCGAGCCTTCGCTGTCGGACGCAGCGCTGTCTCTCAGCGACGATTCGCCAGTGTTTAGTCGTGCGGCGATTCTTAGCACCTCGTTTATCAAGCAACGACTTGACGCAGGTCTTGACCCAAATGTTCGCAATACTGATCCTGCGGGGGACGCGCTCTTAACTTATGTGGTGCGCAATAACGCGATTGATACCGTCGATCTACTGCTGCGACGTGGAGCGGATGTTAGCATCCGTTCGAAAATGACGAAGAAGACCCCGTTGTTTCAAGCTGCATTCGACGGTCGCTTCGAGATTTCGTGGCTATTGATTGACGCAGGTGCAGACCCAAATGCGAGTGACGACTTTGGCAACAATGCTCTACGAGAGGCGATACTCGGTAAGCGGCCGCGCCTCGTTCGTTTGCTTTTGCGTTCAGGTGCAGATCCGTTACAAAAAAATGCGGACGGGCAGACGATGGCTGACATTGCTGTGAACGAAGGACCACGCGAGATCGCTCAATTATTCCAGGCCGATAAGTAA